One Streptomyces sp. P9-A2 DNA window includes the following coding sequences:
- a CDS encoding IS6 family transposase, which translates to MVGASSVGSVSPSYQGHRYPVEIIAHCVWLYFRFPLSFREVEELMPGRGVLVSHESIRRWCAKFGQGYANGLRRRPGDTWHLDETFTKINGEQKYLWRTVDAAGTVLDILVQNRRDTAAARRFFRRLLKKTCSVPRVVVIDGLHSYGAAHREVMPSVEHRAHKGLNNRAENSHQPTRQRERAMKGFHSVGGAQRFLICVQRHLTPLPATPPPTTAPKHATRFALWGQATGAVSQPAHA; encoded by the coding sequence ATGGTGGGGGCATCGTCCGTGGGGAGCGTGTCGCCGTCGTACCAGGGGCACCGGTACCCGGTGGAGATCATCGCGCACTGCGTGTGGCTGTACTTCCGCTTCCCGCTCAGCTTCCGCGAGGTCGAGGAGCTGATGCCCGGGCGCGGCGTGCTCGTCTCCCATGAGAGCATCCGCCGCTGGTGCGCCAAGTTCGGACAGGGCTATGCCAACGGCCTGCGCCGCCGGCCCGGGGACACATGGCACTTGGACGAGACCTTCACCAAGATCAACGGAGAACAGAAGTACCTGTGGCGGACCGTCGACGCCGCCGGCACCGTCCTGGACATCCTGGTACAGAACCGGCGGGACACCGCTGCGGCCAGGCGGTTCTTCCGCAGACTTCTCAAGAAGACCTGCTCGGTGCCGCGGGTGGTCGTCATCGACGGGCTGCACTCCTACGGCGCGGCCCACCGCGAGGTGATGCCCTCCGTCGAGCACCGTGCCCACAAGGGTCTGAACAACCGGGCCGAGAACTCCCACCAGCCAACGAGGCAGCGCGAACGCGCGATGAAGGGCTTCCACAGCGTCGGCGGGGCGCAGCGGTTCCTGATCTGCGTTCAGCGGCATCTCACCCCGCTTCCGGCCACGCCGCCACCGACCACCGCACCGAAACACGCCACCCGCTTCGCCCTCTGGGGCCAGGCCACCGGCGCCGTCAGCCAGCCCGCCCATGCCTGA
- a CDS encoding zf-HC2 domain-containing protein, with product MLTLSQDCRTIGDLLEGHALNVLDPGEASAVRAHLATCPDCRDEHHCLAAVAAHLSSLRKALAYDPGRRQPSYLPGSAGWRHGSRHRRRRHSAARGALTTSLTLSQWVSRLAYVR from the coding sequence ATGCTTACTCTCTCCCAGGATTGCCGCACCATCGGCGACCTGCTAGAAGGACACGCACTCAACGTCCTGGACCCCGGCGAGGCGAGCGCGGTCCGCGCACACCTGGCGACCTGCCCTGACTGCCGGGACGAGCATCACTGCCTCGCGGCCGTGGCCGCGCACCTGTCCTCCCTTCGCAAGGCCCTGGCGTACGACCCCGGTCGGCGGCAGCCGTCGTACCTGCCCGGGTCGGCCGGGTGGCGCCATGGCTCGCGGCACCGACGCCGCCGGCACAGTGCGGCCCGAGGGGCCCTGACCACCTCGCTCACGCTGTCCCAATGGGTGAGTCGGCTTGCCTACGTCAGGTGA
- a CDS encoding glutathione S-transferase family protein — MSRDEGDGGNSAYGRKAFKRSRAHFADRITADGRDGWPVEAGRYRLVVSRACPWASRALVSRRLLGLEDALSLAVADPVQDDRSWRFTLDPGGRDPVLGIRYLSEAYDRRETDYPGGVSVPAIVEVAGGRLVTNDYQQITLDFATEWTALHRAGAPDLYPEKRRAEIDAVMAEVFDDVNNGVYRAGFATGQQEYEVACAGVFRRLELLARRLAGQRYLVGDTITEADIRLFTTLVRFDAVYHGHFKCNRWKLTENRVLWAYVRDLYQTPGFGDTVDFDHIKRHYYQVHTGINPTGIVPLGPDLSGWSAPHHREDLGGRPFGDGTPPGPVRADGETAERGRP, encoded by the coding sequence ATGAGCCGCGACGAGGGGGACGGCGGCAACAGCGCCTACGGCCGGAAGGCGTTCAAGCGGTCGAGGGCCCACTTCGCGGACCGGATCACTGCGGACGGCAGGGACGGGTGGCCGGTGGAGGCCGGGCGCTACCGGCTCGTCGTCAGCCGTGCCTGCCCGTGGGCGAGCCGGGCGCTGGTGTCCCGGCGGCTGCTCGGTCTGGAGGACGCGCTGTCCCTGGCCGTCGCCGACCCGGTCCAGGACGACCGCAGTTGGCGCTTCACCCTGGACCCGGGCGGCCGTGATCCGGTTCTCGGCATCCGGTATCTGAGCGAGGCGTACGACCGGCGGGAGACGGACTACCCGGGCGGGGTGAGTGTCCCCGCGATCGTGGAGGTGGCCGGCGGCCGACTGGTCACCAACGACTACCAGCAGATCACTCTCGACTTCGCCACCGAGTGGACGGCACTGCACCGCGCGGGCGCGCCCGACCTGTATCCCGAGAAGCGGCGCGCCGAGATCGACGCGGTGATGGCGGAGGTGTTCGACGATGTGAACAACGGGGTGTACCGGGCGGGCTTCGCCACCGGTCAACAGGAGTACGAGGTGGCGTGCGCGGGCGTGTTCCGGCGGCTCGAACTTCTGGCGCGGCGGCTGGCGGGGCAGCGGTACCTCGTCGGCGACACGATCACGGAGGCGGACATCCGGCTGTTCACCACGCTGGTGCGGTTCGATGCCGTCTACCACGGCCACTTCAAGTGCAACCGCTGGAAACTGACGGAGAACCGGGTGCTGTGGGCGTACGTCCGCGATCTCTACCAGACGCCCGGCTTCGGCGACACCGTCGACTTCGACCACATCAAACGGCACTACTACCAGGTGCACACCGGCATCAACCCGACCGGCATCGTGCCCCTGGGCCCCGATCTGTCCGGCTGGTCGGCCCCGCATCACCGCGAGGACCTGGGCGGCCGGCCGTTCGGCGACGGGACGCCGCCCGGGCCGGTCCGCGCGGACGGGGAGACAGCCGAGCGGGGCCGCCCCTGA
- a CDS encoding IS3 family transposase has product MADDAFTGVEGVLGVTAACRLTGRSRATHYRRLRPAPPRRPRKPQVQPSALTAEERAAVLELMNSDEYAELAPAQIWARELDAGRYHCSVSTMYRILREKGQSGERRRQATHPAQAVPELVATAPSQVFTWDITKAAGPVKGIWYHAYVIIDIFSRYIVGHTVEAAESAERAEELIRETIVRNGIVPETVHADRGTSMTSKKVSQLLIDLGVTRSHSRPKVSNDNPYSEAQFKTTKYMSDYPERFDSLAHAREWFDAFIAYYNHEHRHSGIGWHTPASVHFGTAEEVRDQRAVTLAEAYARHPERFGRRPRPPEIPQTAWINDPSKRREPAPQTS; this is encoded by the coding sequence GTGGCCGATGACGCGTTCACCGGCGTCGAGGGCGTGCTGGGTGTGACTGCGGCGTGCCGGCTGACCGGCCGCTCGCGGGCCACCCACTACCGCCGGCTGCGTCCGGCGCCACCACGCCGGCCCCGCAAGCCGCAGGTCCAGCCCTCGGCCCTGACGGCCGAAGAACGGGCCGCGGTACTGGAGTTGATGAACAGCGACGAGTACGCCGAACTGGCGCCCGCGCAGATCTGGGCCCGCGAGCTGGATGCCGGGCGCTACCACTGCTCGGTCTCCACGATGTACCGGATCCTGCGCGAGAAGGGCCAGTCCGGCGAGCGCCGAAGACAGGCCACCCACCCCGCCCAGGCGGTGCCCGAACTGGTGGCCACCGCCCCGTCGCAGGTGTTCACCTGGGACATCACCAAGGCGGCCGGACCGGTCAAGGGCATCTGGTATCACGCCTACGTCATCATCGACATCTTCAGCCGCTACATCGTCGGCCACACCGTCGAGGCCGCTGAATCGGCCGAACGGGCCGAGGAGTTGATCCGCGAGACCATCGTCCGCAACGGGATCGTGCCCGAGACCGTGCACGCCGACCGCGGCACCTCGATGACGAGCAAGAAGGTCTCCCAGCTGCTGATCGACCTCGGGGTGACAAGGTCGCACTCGCGGCCGAAGGTCTCCAACGACAACCCCTACAGCGAGGCCCAGTTCAAGACCACGAAGTACATGTCGGACTATCCCGAACGGTTCGACTCGCTGGCCCACGCCCGCGAATGGTTCGACGCCTTCATCGCGTACTACAACCACGAGCACCGGCACTCGGGCATCGGCTGGCACACACCCGCCTCCGTCCACTTCGGGACCGCCGAGGAGGTCCGCGACCAGCGCGCGGTCACCCTCGCCGAGGCATACGCCCGCCACCCCGAACGCTTCGGCCGCCGCCCCCGACCACCCGAGATACCCCAGACGGCCTGGATCAACGACCCGTCCAAGCGCCGCGAACCCGCACCACAAACCTCATAG
- a CDS encoding LacI family DNA-binding transcriptional regulator: protein MALVLSSGRISDCHRRWSTRMAKPTEPARRVSLHAVAAQAQVAVSTVSRFLNGSLQLTRETEERVVRAMQEVGYEASGRSARPSARPRGVLALIVPQIGNPYFSRIADRFVSAVESSGYQALIASTSSHARKQNDYVDMLREHGIGGLVYVGNFSSNAALSALIATGLPVVLLDEALASDPPVDAVLVDDYSGGYQATAYLASLGHRHIALLTGPAALRSVQERRRGWTDALTRADIDLTAQLEVNGSFTEDFGTAALTRLLSADPAPTAVFAASDTIALGLMTGARNLSVRIPEDLSVVGFDDIPAASYVHPRLTTVRTPLDAMSDSAVTVLIDRIEHPDRKPCTSITPVTLIVGGTTSSRLLTTGRD, encoded by the coding sequence ATGGCGCTGGTATTGTCCAGTGGTCGAATTTCTGACTGTCACCGTCGATGGAGCACGCGCATGGCCAAGCCGACCGAGCCTGCCCGCCGCGTGAGTCTGCACGCGGTCGCCGCCCAGGCGCAGGTAGCAGTCTCCACCGTCTCGCGGTTTCTCAACGGGAGCCTGCAGCTCACCCGGGAGACGGAAGAGCGTGTGGTCCGCGCGATGCAGGAGGTCGGATATGAAGCCTCCGGGCGCTCAGCACGCCCGTCGGCCCGGCCTCGCGGAGTGCTCGCGCTTATCGTTCCACAGATCGGCAACCCATACTTCTCCCGTATCGCGGACCGCTTCGTTTCAGCAGTCGAGAGCAGCGGCTACCAGGCCCTCATCGCGTCGACCTCCAGTCACGCGCGCAAGCAGAACGACTATGTGGACATGCTGCGCGAGCACGGCATCGGCGGCCTGGTATATGTCGGCAACTTCAGCTCCAACGCAGCTCTGTCGGCGCTGATCGCGACCGGTCTCCCCGTCGTGCTCCTCGACGAAGCCCTCGCATCAGATCCTCCGGTCGATGCCGTACTCGTCGACGACTACTCGGGCGGCTACCAGGCGACGGCCTACCTGGCCTCTCTGGGGCACCGGCACATCGCTCTGCTCACCGGCCCTGCGGCGCTGCGGTCAGTGCAGGAACGCCGACGTGGCTGGACCGACGCCCTGACCCGAGCCGACATCGACCTCACCGCCCAGTTGGAGGTGAACGGGTCGTTCACCGAAGATTTCGGCACCGCCGCACTCACCCGCCTTCTGTCTGCCGACCCCGCACCGACAGCCGTGTTCGCGGCCAGCGACACGATCGCGCTCGGCCTGATGACCGGGGCCCGCAACCTGAGCGTCCGAATCCCCGAAGATCTCTCCGTCGTGGGCTTCGACGACATCCCCGCGGCGTCATACGTGCATCCCCGTCTGACCACAGTCCGCACACCACTGGACGCCATGTCCGACAGCGCCGTCACCGTCCTGATCGACAGAATCGAGCACCCGGACCGAAAGCCGTGCACCAGCATCACCCCGGTGACACTGATCGTCGGCGGGACCACCAGCAGCCGTCTCCTGACCACAGGCCGCGACTGA
- a CDS encoding class I SAM-dependent methyltransferase, whose amino-acid sequence MSRWRELTGGTSGEDYAARFAALARSGKDVHGEARFCAALVPAGARVLDAGCGTGRVMIRLAEFGYDCVGVDVDASMLAVARQQAPGLPWFQVDLARFEPDLLGITADFDLVVAAGNIFPLLAAGTEATVIQRLAAALRPGGLMVAGFGLDEAHLPVPPSITLSEYDDRCAAAGLTLVDRFATWDAAPYDSGGYAVSVHRR is encoded by the coding sequence ATGAGTCGTTGGAGGGAGTTGACCGGGGGGACGTCCGGAGAGGACTACGCCGCACGGTTCGCGGCCCTGGCCCGTAGCGGGAAGGACGTGCACGGTGAGGCACGCTTCTGCGCGGCTCTCGTGCCTGCCGGGGCGCGGGTGCTGGACGCCGGGTGCGGTACCGGACGGGTCATGATCCGGCTTGCGGAGTTCGGGTACGACTGCGTCGGGGTGGACGTTGACGCGTCGATGCTGGCAGTGGCGCGGCAGCAGGCGCCGGGACTGCCCTGGTTCCAGGTCGATCTGGCCCGGTTCGAGCCGGACCTGCTCGGCATCACGGCGGACTTCGATCTCGTGGTCGCCGCAGGCAATATTTTCCCGTTGCTCGCCGCCGGCACCGAGGCCACGGTGATCCAGCGCCTGGCCGCGGCCCTGCGTCCGGGCGGTCTGATGGTCGCCGGCTTCGGCCTGGACGAAGCCCACCTGCCCGTGCCGCCCAGCATCACGCTGTCAGAGTACGACGACCGCTGCGCCGCAGCCGGCCTCACCCTCGTCGACCGCTTCGCCACCTGGGACGCCGCCCCTTACGACAGCGGCGGCTATGCGGTCAGCGTCCACCGCCGGTGA
- a CDS encoding integrase, producing MGPQADPRRVGAARAPDRRLDGGGDSPRRGLRPRAASLWLGPGGEFLTARAEGIIAADFFHFDTALGRRLYAPAYLEHGTRRLHITGVTAHPTGEWTVQQARNLAADLGIRRESLRFLLRDRDGKYDKAFDRVFEAEELDVIKSALRAPRMNAYGERVIGSRCREVLDHIPVRGEAHARQVLAAYQRHHHEHRPPRRATGYHPMPRNSPPR from the coding sequence ATGGGGCCACAGGCGGATCCGAGGAGAGTTGGCGCGGCTCGGGCACCGGATCGCCGCCTCGACGGTGGGGGAGACTCTCCACGCCGCGGGCTTCGACCCCGCGCCGCGTCGCTTTGGCTCGGCCCGGGCGGTGAGTTCCTCACCGCCCGGGCCGAGGGCATCATCGCGGCGGACTTCTTCCACTTCGACACCGCGCTCGGCAGGCGGCTCTATGCGCCGGCCTACCTCGAGCACGGCACCCGGCGCCTGCACATCACCGGCGTCACCGCTCATCCGACGGGGGAGTGGACGGTGCAGCAGGCGAGGAATCTCGCCGCCGACCTCGGGATACGCAGGGAGTCTCTGCGGTTTCTGCTGCGCGATCGAGACGGCAAGTACGACAAGGCGTTCGACAGGGTCTTCGAGGCAGAGGAACTGGACGTGATCAAGAGTGCACTGCGGGCACCTCGGATGAACGCCTACGGCGAGCGCGTCATCGGCAGCCGCTGCCGCGAGGTACTCGACCACATCCCGGTCAGGGGAGAGGCGCATGCCCGGCAGGTGCTTGCGGCTTACCAGAGGCACCACCACGAGCATCGGCCCCCCAGGCGCGCAACCGGCTACCACCCGATGCCCAGAAACAGCCCACCGCGATAG
- a CDS encoding response regulator transcription factor, producing MTIRVLLADDQALLRGTFRMLFDSADDMETVGEASNGREAVELARTQQPDVILMDIRMPEMDGLVATRLIGEAEDLSVVKVLILTTFEDDEYVAEALRAGASGFLGKGARPEELLDAVRTVAAGDALLSPSATRGLIRRFLAQPEPCTAAVHERLECLTRRERDVLGLVALGLSNDEIAERLFVSPLTAKTHVNRAMTKLAARDRAQLVVIAYQCGVVSPATTATRPSVTG from the coding sequence ATGACGATCCGCGTACTGCTCGCCGATGACCAGGCCCTGCTGCGGGGCACCTTCAGGATGCTGTTCGATTCCGCCGACGACATGGAGACCGTGGGCGAGGCGTCCAACGGCCGTGAGGCGGTGGAGCTGGCGAGGACGCAGCAACCGGATGTGATCCTGATGGACATCCGCATGCCGGAGATGGACGGCCTCGTCGCCACGCGGCTGATCGGCGAGGCCGAGGACCTCTCGGTGGTGAAGGTCCTGATCCTGACCACCTTCGAGGACGACGAATACGTCGCGGAGGCCCTGCGGGCAGGTGCGAGCGGCTTTCTAGGCAAGGGCGCCCGGCCCGAGGAGCTGCTCGACGCCGTCCGCACGGTCGCCGCAGGGGACGCGCTGCTGTCCCCCTCGGCGACCCGAGGGCTGATCAGGCGGTTCCTGGCGCAGCCGGAACCGTGCACGGCAGCCGTGCACGAGCGGCTGGAATGCCTGACGCGACGGGAACGCGATGTCCTGGGGCTTGTCGCGCTGGGGCTGTCGAACGACGAGATCGCCGAGCGTCTGTTCGTCAGCCCGCTGACGGCCAAGACCCACGTCAACCGGGCCATGACCAAGCTGGCCGCCCGCGACCGGGCCCAGTTGGTGGTCATCGCCTACCAGTGCGGCGTGGTCAGTCCGGCGACGACGGCGACTCGTCCCTCAGTGACCGGGTGA
- a CDS encoding sensor histidine kinase, protein MTVINGWRRAVGAPVGTLDVLGPVVLFVLSVVAASVIPYEHRILVRPSAVVLAAVCCFALLWRHRHPFGVLVIALACGVVFQVLGVRESPLVTSPVIVSVYTVAVRTDRRTTWMVASASAALLVGAAVVFDSGSWLIRDNVAMLAWTALPAAVGDGVRSRRAYVAAVEERAEYAERTREQEARQQVAAERIRIARELHDVVAHHIALINAQAGVAVHLVERRPEQLVTALEGIRDTSRSALEELRVTVGLLRQSDDPEAPRDPMPGLAQVPELLASFERVGLSVRHMRHGMAEPLAPAVDLAAYRIVQEALTNVRKHAGADQARLYLHYRPQWLTITVEDDGRARPHEPPPGTGHGLIGMRERAASVGGKLEAAARPDGGFTVTAELPLRPGAAIVAPIGRDAEERWA, encoded by the coding sequence ATGACAGTGATCAACGGGTGGCGGCGGGCAGTGGGCGCCCCGGTCGGGACGCTGGACGTGCTGGGGCCGGTTGTGCTGTTCGTGCTGTCGGTCGTGGCCGCCTCCGTCATCCCGTACGAGCACCGGATTTTGGTCCGCCCGTCTGCCGTGGTGCTGGCGGCGGTCTGCTGTTTCGCGTTGCTGTGGCGTCATCGCCACCCGTTCGGCGTCCTGGTCATCGCCCTCGCCTGCGGGGTGGTCTTCCAGGTGCTCGGGGTTCGGGAGAGTCCGCTGGTGACGAGTCCGGTCATCGTGTCCGTCTACACCGTGGCCGTCCGGACCGACCGGCGCACTACATGGATGGTGGCATCGGCCTCGGCCGCCCTGCTGGTCGGGGCGGCCGTGGTGTTCGACTCCGGCTCATGGCTCATCCGGGACAACGTGGCGATGCTGGCCTGGACGGCCTTGCCCGCCGCCGTAGGGGACGGGGTGCGCTCACGCCGCGCGTATGTGGCGGCCGTGGAGGAAAGGGCGGAGTACGCGGAGCGGACCCGTGAGCAGGAGGCGCGGCAGCAGGTGGCGGCCGAGCGGATCCGGATCGCGCGCGAGTTGCACGATGTGGTCGCGCACCACATCGCCTTGATCAACGCGCAGGCCGGTGTTGCTGTTCACCTGGTGGAGCGGCGGCCGGAGCAGTTGGTCACCGCTCTGGAGGGCATCCGGGACACCAGTCGGTCCGCGCTGGAGGAACTCCGGGTGACCGTGGGACTCCTGCGTCAGTCCGATGATCCGGAGGCGCCGCGGGATCCGATGCCGGGCCTGGCGCAGGTACCGGAGCTGCTGGCGTCCTTCGAGCGTGTCGGCCTGTCCGTCAGGCACATGCGGCACGGCATGGCCGAGCCGCTGGCGCCGGCGGTGGACCTGGCCGCGTACCGCATCGTGCAGGAGGCCCTGACGAATGTGCGCAAGCACGCCGGGGCCGATCAAGCCCGCCTCTACCTGCACTACCGGCCCCAATGGCTGACGATCACGGTCGAGGACGACGGGCGCGCCCGACCGCACGAGCCCCCTCCCGGTACCGGCCACGGGCTGATCGGGATGCGCGAGCGTGCGGCCAGCGTCGGGGGAAAGCTGGAGGCCGCGGCGCGCCCCGACGGGGGCTTCACCGTGACCGCCGAACTGCCGCTGCGGCCGGGCGCGGCAATCGTGGCACCGATCGGGCGGGACGCCGAGGAGAGATGGGCATGA
- a CDS encoding DUF5701 family protein: protein MPETTHATSTVLPALPALSAQAERLIEWGVHEIIGLSTTELRTFAGPAEASAGGDGALLAVHPHQAPASALAPLLRRDGKPGFVVTDMSDVDLFAPLDTVTLPDAPLYLLTGLNRGDRMANWSPNEALPALTAEARTPLLLTEGIHWVLQQPAVLERNHCFMTIGSRLRKAHGTLDARTPAIWISNGTGRDGRERRNAPKVGWCWAGNRHTWLGIASATGRGTQDR, encoded by the coding sequence GTGCCCGAAACCACGCACGCCACCTCCACCGTTCTCCCCGCACTTCCGGCTCTGAGCGCGCAGGCCGAGCGACTGATCGAATGGGGGGTGCACGAAATCATCGGGCTGTCCACCACCGAGCTTCGCACCTTCGCCGGGCCCGCCGAAGCCTCCGCGGGCGGCGACGGCGCCCTGCTCGCCGTTCACCCACACCAGGCCCCCGCCTCCGCCCTCGCGCCGCTGCTCCGCCGCGACGGCAAGCCGGGCTTCGTCGTCACCGACATGTCCGACGTCGATCTCTTCGCTCCGCTCGACACGGTCACGCTGCCCGACGCCCCGCTCTACCTCCTCACCGGCCTCAACCGCGGCGACCGGATGGCCAACTGGAGCCCGAACGAGGCACTGCCCGCCCTCACCGCAGAGGCCCGCACCCCGTTGCTGCTCACCGAGGGCATTCACTGGGTGCTACAGCAGCCCGCTGTCCTGGAGCGCAACCACTGCTTCATGACCATCGGCTCCCGGCTACGCAAAGCCCATGGCACGTTGGACGCCCGCACGCCGGCGATCTGGATCAGCAACGGCACCGGACGGGACGGCCGCGAGCGCCGCAACGCCCCCAAGGTGGGCTGGTGCTGGGCGGGCAACCGGCACACCTGGCTGGGCATCGCCTCCGCAACAGGCCGCGGGACCCAGGACCGGTAG
- a CDS encoding IS1182 family transposase produces the protein MWVRDRLDGLWHDEDFAGWYPRDGRPGLSPAQLATVCVLQFLLNLSDRQAAEAVRCRIDFKYALAMELDDPGFHHSVLADFRERLTQNDRADRLLDLALARLKEAGLVRERTTQRTDSTHVLAAVRDLTRLELVTEAVRAVLEEVARTASHLLTGLVDEDWGLRYGRPVRLGKNPTRPKTRILAAGNDACRLLELIHQHGPDRFGPQAEALRRIVVQNYYRDAAGRLRWRTADDGGLPPSASAIVSPYDTTARYVRHGHIIRWKGFAAHVTETCASDSANVITDVATTSAATNDGQALPGIHTRLAHRGLLPAEYLVDGGYTSLVHLEQAAREHQVTVTGPLPGNPTRQHRKNEGFDRDDFHIDFDRRQVTCPRGQVSQGWHGPYPTSSPTAAPLIVARFTKSQCRPCPDRPRCTSSRESARNVGFPPRELRDLQVRVRAEQQTPEWKARYAVRSGVEGTINEFAHGHGMRRCRYRGQPKAHLQHVLTAIAVNIERLSSQSAAEEASSPRPPTAFMTFLDHNGLPRPKSWRTLGT, from the coding sequence ATGTGGGTGAGAGACCGCCTTGATGGGCTGTGGCACGACGAGGACTTCGCGGGCTGGTACCCGCGTGACGGCCGTCCCGGTCTATCGCCCGCCCAGCTCGCCACCGTCTGCGTCCTGCAGTTCCTGCTGAACTTGTCGGACCGGCAGGCGGCGGAAGCGGTCCGCTGCCGCATCGACTTCAAATACGCCCTGGCCATGGAGCTGGACGATCCCGGCTTCCACCACAGTGTGCTGGCCGACTTCCGCGAGCGCCTCACCCAGAACGACCGCGCCGACCGTCTTCTCGACCTCGCGCTCGCGCGCCTGAAGGAAGCCGGACTCGTACGCGAGCGCACAACGCAGCGCACCGACTCCACCCACGTCCTGGCCGCGGTGCGTGACCTGACCCGGCTGGAACTGGTCACCGAGGCGGTCCGTGCCGTGCTGGAGGAAGTGGCCCGCACCGCATCACACCTGCTGACCGGCCTGGTCGACGAGGACTGGGGACTGCGCTACGGCCGCCCGGTCCGGCTGGGCAAGAACCCCACCCGGCCCAAGACCAGGATCCTCGCCGCCGGCAATGATGCCTGCCGGCTGCTGGAACTCATCCATCAGCACGGACCGGACCGGTTCGGCCCACAGGCCGAGGCGCTGCGACGGATCGTCGTGCAGAACTACTACCGCGACGCGGCAGGGCGCCTGCGCTGGCGCACCGCCGACGACGGTGGCCTGCCGCCCTCTGCCTCGGCGATCGTCTCGCCCTACGACACCACGGCGCGATATGTCCGCCACGGACACATCATCCGCTGGAAGGGGTTCGCCGCGCACGTCACCGAAACGTGCGCCTCCGACAGCGCCAACGTGATCACGGACGTGGCCACCACGTCGGCCGCCACGAACGACGGCCAGGCCCTGCCCGGCATCCACACGCGCCTGGCGCATCGCGGGCTGCTGCCCGCCGAGTACCTAGTCGACGGCGGCTACACCTCCCTGGTCCACCTGGAACAGGCCGCCCGGGAACACCAGGTCACCGTCACTGGGCCGCTGCCGGGCAACCCCACCCGTCAGCACCGCAAGAACGAAGGCTTCGACCGGGACGACTTCCACATCGACTTCGACCGCCGACAGGTCACCTGCCCCCGAGGCCAGGTCAGCCAGGGCTGGCACGGCCCCTACCCGACGTCCTCGCCCACCGCGGCACCTCTGATCGTGGCACGGTTCACCAAGAGCCAGTGCCGGCCCTGTCCGGACCGCCCCCGGTGCACCAGCTCCCGCGAGAGCGCCCGGAACGTCGGCTTTCCCCCGCGAGAACTCCGCGACCTGCAAGTCCGCGTCCGCGCGGAGCAGCAGACACCCGAGTGGAAAGCCCGCTACGCAGTCCGTTCCGGAGTAGAGGGCACCATCAACGAGTTCGCCCACGGACACGGCATGCGCCGCTGCCGCTACCGAGGACAGCCGAAAGCCCACCTGCAGCACGTACTTACAGCCATTGCCGTGAACATCGAACGACTCAGCAGCCAGTCAGCGGCCGAGGAAGCATCGTCACCGAGACCACCGACCGCTTTCATGACCTTCCTGGACCATAACGGCCTGCCCCGGCCGAAGTCCTGGCGAACCCTCGGAACCTGA